A stretch of Brevundimonas naejangsanensis DNA encodes these proteins:
- a CDS encoding L-threonylcarbamoyladenylate synthase has product MTSDAPEIAAEALKTGRLVILPTETVYGLAADASNPQAVARIFEAKGRPRFNPLIAHVANALDAEEIAVFDARARALAEAFWPGPLTIVAPVRDRERVCDLARAGLDSVAVRVPGHPRARAVIGAFGGPVVAPSANRSGRPSPTTFADALEETGHAVGAAVDGGPCAVGVESTVVSVLDGQVALLRPGSVTREEIEAVVGPLAENGQGHRSPGRLALHYAPDAPVRIEAEGAKEGEILLGFGPGVGDPRWSLSPAGDLREAAANLFRLLREADRTKPAGIAVSPIPAKGLGEAINDRLRRAAGFVG; this is encoded by the coding sequence ATGACCAGCGACGCGCCAGAAATCGCCGCCGAGGCGCTGAAGACGGGCCGCCTGGTCATCCTGCCGACCGAGACGGTCTATGGGCTGGCGGCTGACGCCTCCAATCCTCAGGCGGTGGCGCGCATCTTCGAGGCCAAGGGGCGGCCGCGCTTCAATCCGCTGATCGCCCACGTCGCCAATGCGCTGGACGCCGAAGAGATCGCCGTGTTCGACGCCCGCGCCCGCGCTTTGGCCGAAGCCTTCTGGCCGGGACCGCTGACCATCGTGGCGCCCGTGCGGGATCGCGAACGGGTGTGCGATCTGGCGCGGGCGGGGCTGGACAGCGTGGCCGTGCGCGTGCCCGGCCATCCGCGCGCGCGGGCGGTCATCGGCGCCTTCGGCGGCCCCGTCGTGGCGCCCTCGGCCAACCGCTCGGGCCGACCCAGCCCGACGACCTTCGCCGACGCCCTGGAGGAGACGGGCCACGCCGTCGGCGCGGCCGTCGACGGCGGCCCCTGCGCCGTCGGGGTCGAGAGCACGGTCGTGTCGGTGCTGGACGGACAGGTCGCCCTGCTGCGTCCCGGCTCGGTCACGCGCGAAGAGATCGAGGCCGTGGTCGGGCCGCTGGCCGAAAATGGGCAGGGGCATCGCTCGCCGGGGCGGCTGGCCCTGCACTATGCGCCGGACGCGCCGGTGCGGATCGAGGCCGAGGGGGCGAAGGAGGGCGAAATCCTGCTGGGTTTCGGTCCCGGCGTCGGTGATCCGCGCTGGAGCCTCAGCCCGGCCGGCGACCTGCGCGAGGCGGCGGCCAACCTGTTCCGCCTGCTGCGCGAGGCGGATCGGACCAAGCCTGCGGGCATCGCCGTCTCGCCAATTCCGGCGAAGGGGCTGGGCGAGGCGATCAATGACCGCCTGCGCCGCGCGGCAGGGTTCGTCGGCTAG
- a CDS encoding cytochrome b, which yields MAEPRSRYSTVSLILHWTIAVAVLTQIGLIMARDATQGEAARQLLQTHKALGLTILVLTLARLGWRLANPLIALPSGTPTWERILSRGTQFLFYAVLLILPLTGWLASSAAAREISWFGLFDWPLLPIGGGREVAGRFMDVHEMVVKLLYLLIVLHVAGALKHHFINRDNVLRRMLPFIAPRP from the coding sequence TTGGCCGAACCTCGCAGCCGATATTCGACAGTTTCACTGATCCTGCACTGGACGATTGCGGTCGCCGTGCTGACCCAGATCGGCCTGATCATGGCCCGAGACGCGACCCAGGGCGAGGCGGCGCGACAGCTCCTGCAGACGCACAAGGCCCTGGGCCTGACCATCCTGGTGCTGACGCTGGCGCGCCTGGGCTGGCGGCTGGCCAATCCGCTGATCGCCCTGCCGTCGGGCACGCCGACGTGGGAGCGAATTCTGTCGCGGGGAACGCAGTTCCTGTTCTACGCGGTGCTGTTGATTCTGCCGCTGACCGGCTGGCTGGCGTCGTCCGCCGCCGCGCGGGAGATCAGCTGGTTCGGCCTGTTCGACTGGCCCCTGCTGCCGATCGGCGGCGGGCGCGAGGTCGCGGGGCGCTTCATGGACGTGCATGAGATGGTGGTGAAGCTGCTTTACCTCCTGATCGTCCTGCATGTGGCCGGGGCGCTGAAGCATCACTTTATCAATCGCGACAATGTGTTGCGGCGGATGCTGCCCTTCATCGCGCCTCGCCCATGA